The DNA region CTCACGAGAAATAGAAATATTTTATCCCTCAAATCGTTACTTATATGTCACAGCAACGCCGTTGTATCCAGGAGAGGCAGAGGCTGGTTTTCTACTTGTCTTTCATGACATAACAAAACTCAAACACCTCGAGACTGTAAGAAAGGATTTTGTGGCCAATGTATCTCACGAGATAAAAACTCCAATAACTGCAATAAAAGGTTTTGCAGAGACCCTGCTTGATGGCGCCTTAGAGGATAAAGAACATGTTCGTAAGCATTTAGAGATTATAAAGAATCACAGCGAAAGGTTGAACAACCTTGTTGAAGACCTTTTGACACTTTCCAGTCTGGATAAAGGTGAAGTTTATCTGAGGACCGAGGCAGTTGATGTAAAAAAACTTATTGATTCAATTTTCCTTACGCTCAAGGCTAAGGCATCTTCCCAAGATATAGCCCTAATAAATGAAATACCTGATGATTTTCCACATGTCAGGGCTGACAGAAATCGTCTTATTCAGATCTTTTTAAATCTGGTAGACAATGCAATTAAATTTACAGAGTACGGAACAGTGACGGCCCGTGGCGTTGTGGACGATAATCAGATTAAAATCCTGATAGAGGATACTGGTATAGGCATTCAAGCCAAAGATATTCCAAGGCTCGGGGAGAGATTTTACAGGGTTGACAGAGCACGGTCAAGGATGTTTGGCGGTACAGGTCTTGGACTTGCTATTGTAAAACACCTTGTTAGAGCCCACAATTGGGAAATGAAGATAGAAAGTGAGGTGGGCAGAGGTACAAAGGTTATTTTGTTTGTACCTCTATTGCGCACTTCATAAAAGGCCGAGGGCTCTCTTTTTATTTTTAATAAAGTTCTCAATGGCTTCCCTGTAAAAGTCCTTAATAGCCCTTATTTCCGGAGATATTCTGTTCTCATAGAGCTTTTGACCTTCTTTTATTTCATCAGCAAGGAGTTCAAAGAATGTATCATTGTTTACTCCCTCAGTTACTTTCCGCTGATTGTAGAGGGTGATATCAGATACAATAGTCCTTGCTAACCTCTTTGCCCTCTCAACCAGCTCATCCGCGGCTGTTTCTGGTGCTTCTAATTTTTCTTCAACCCGTTTTTCTTCAACCTTAAATTTTTCCTCCCTCTTTTCTTCTACTTTTTCTTCTGGCTGAACGGGGGTTATGCCCATTTTTTGCAGCAAAAGTTCCTCTATCATGTGGTCTTCGATATAGTCATCTGCCCCATACAGGGAGGCAGGCTCCCTTCTGTAGCGTGTTTTATCATAAATTGATGCAATAAGGATTATTCTCATGCCTCTGGTGTATTCGCTGTTCTTGAGCCTTTTGCAGACCTCAAATCCATAAATTTTTGGCAGGGCAACGTCAAGAAAGGCAAATAAAGGGCGCTCTTTTGATATCTTGACCATTGCATCCACGCCATCATTAGAGGTAATTACCGCATAATCTGCTTCTGTAAGAACATCCTCTATCCGCGTTATTATCTCAGGGTTATCGTGAGCCACCAGGACCTTTTTGGGGTCTAAAGGTTTTATTTCTGCCGGTTTTGGTTTTTTGACAAGCAGCACAGTACTGCATTTCAGACATCTAAATCTTGTCCCCTCATCTTTGATTTTTTCATCAGGAACTTTAAGTCTGACTTTGCATTTCGGACACTGGATAATCATTTTTTATTAATAATACCTCCTTCGTGTTTTCAGGAAAAGTTTTATAGTTAAAATGCCTATGAGAAACCCTCCTATATGAGCAAACCATGCAACTCCACCCTGAGGGATGGTAGCTGTACTTATAATGCCATTTACAAATTGAATTATAGCCCAAAAACCAATAACAATCAAAGCAGGTATTCTCACGACCTGTATAAAGAAACCGAGGAAGATCAGTGTATGTACCCTTGCCTTTGGGAATAGAAGGACATAAGCCCCTAAGATTCCAGATACTGCGCCGCTTGCGCCTATCATTGGGACGTTCGACGATGGCTCGATAATTGCGTGGCTATAAGCTGCTATGATGCCGCAGAGGAGGTAAAAGATTATGAATCTCATGCGACCTAATTTATCCTCGATGTTGTTGCCGAAAATCCATAAATATAACATGTTACCAGCAATGTGAAAGAGACCTCCATGCATAAACATAGAAGTAAATACTGTAATCGCTGGATGTATGGGCTGAACGCTTTCCATAGTCAAAATAGCCGCAGGAATTGCACCGTATGAAAATGCGAGTGTTGTGGAGTCACCAGGATAAGTAAATTGGAAGAGAAAAATTATGGTATTCAGGAGAATAAAACTTATTGTAATAAAAGGGAAATGGGTAGTTGGGTTGTCATCCTTAAAAGGTATCACCGCGCACCCTTATGCCTGCCATCTGCACCTTCAAGCTCTATAGGCAGTCTTAGGGTGGTAAGCCCTCCAAGCTGTTCAGGACATAAAGGCAGAGCATTCCCACAGGCTACGAGGGCTTTAATATCTT from Nitrospirota bacterium includes:
- a CDS encoding HAMP domain-containing protein, which gives rise to MKLSKKTIIPHALLISLIFLVLGFYLSEPLKNYFILAFLISLCLSILIGFSVSRAITKRINEVAELSREISKGNFQKKLLITGDDEIGDLGRNLNAMAEELRVKIENLTSEKRTLEVILSSMYDGLLMIDMLGNITLSNAAVNRILNISENIVGRPFFEVIRDPAIHDLEMEVRKTGKSASREIEIFYPSNRYLYVTATPLYPGEAEAGFLLVFHDITKLKHLETVRKDFVANVSHEIKTPITAIKGFAETLLDGALEDKEHVRKHLEIIKNHSERLNNLVEDLLTLSSLDKGEVYLRTEAVDVKKLIDSIFLTLKAKASSQDIALINEIPDDFPHVRADRNRLIQIFLNLVDNAIKFTEYGTVTARGVVDDNQIKILIEDTGIGIQAKDIPRLGERFYRVDRARSRMFGGTGLGLAIVKHLVRAHNWEMKIESEVGRGTKVILFVPLLRTS
- a CDS encoding zinc-ribbon domain-containing protein, encoding MIIQCPKCKVRLKVPDEKIKDEGTRFRCLKCSTVLLVKKPKPAEIKPLDPKKVLVAHDNPEIITRIEDVLTEADYAVITSNDGVDAMVKISKERPLFAFLDVALPKIYGFEVCKRLKNSEYTRGMRIILIASIYDKTRYRREPASLYGADDYIEDHMIEELLLQKMGITPVQPEEKVEEKREEKFKVEEKRVEEKLEAPETAADELVERAKRLARTIVSDITLYNQRKVTEGVNNDTFFELLADEIKEGQKLYENRISPEIRAIKDFYREAIENFIKNKKRALGLL
- a CDS encoding rhomboid family intramembrane serine protease is translated as MIPFKDDNPTTHFPFITISFILLNTIIFLFQFTYPGDSTTLAFSYGAIPAAILTMESVQPIHPAITVFTSMFMHGGLFHIAGNMLYLWIFGNNIEDKLGRMRFIIFYLLCGIIAAYSHAIIEPSSNVPMIGASGAVSGILGAYVLLFPKARVHTLIFLGFFIQVVRIPALIVIGFWAIIQFVNGIISTATIPQGGVAWFAHIGGFLIGILTIKLFLKTRRRYY
- a CDS encoding DUF523 domain-containing protein, with amino-acid sequence MVLVSACLSGLNPRFDGTNSNKKDIKALVACGNALPLCPEQLGGLTTLRLPIELEGADGRHKGAR